The genomic region GAAAACGAATCAAAATACATCCCAAAACCTCTCTCAGCCAAGAATGCAGATAGTCTTTGGCACCTTTTCAAGATGAGGTTTACAGTGTCAGTTGAAAAGTAGTTTAGAAAAGTAAGCTGGCATTGGGTGACTTGGGTTAGGCAGGCCACATCCTCTCTTAAGccaaaattattgaaaatattttaatggaaatatcCTGATCGACTAGCACTTAATCTTGCCCTGTCTATAAACTGTCTTTATACAGTAAACTGTACAGTGGTCTAGCAGTTCATATGAAAATGTTCTTCCTATTACTTCTGGCAAATAGCTCCATCTTAAACTATTTTCTGGCATTAGAGATATTCCTGGTTTACCACGATAAATGTGTCCAGTCAACATTTCAGTATTCGTTACTTCTCTCGAAGCTCTTTCATGTCTTTATAGTACGTTAGAGTTCATTTGCTTAAGGTTTAccctgttttaaaatttctgttaacAATATTCCACTGTCTCCAAAACTATCCTTTTATTCAGATACATTGTAGCTCTGAAGCCAGAGAGCCTTGGGAGCAATAAAGGAGCAAGTAGGGGCTCTGAAACAGGtcatttaagtttttaaaataatgccaaaGAATGTAACAGCATCACAGGTAAGGAGCACATTTCCTCTTATGtagtacttttttcttaaaggttCTTTGagaatgatattttatttttaaatatctgtaaatatttttatttttaaaaagctgtagcAAATTTATGTTAGCTCAGAAGCATTGGGAAACTACAAAAATTACTAGAAATAGTCCCTGGTCCAGCCTACAAGTGACCTGCTGAGAAAGAATCAGAGGAGTTAATATTAGTGAGTTTCCTCTATGAGTAGGAAAAGCTATTCGCCCTATTGGACATAATgtctaaaagcaaaaaaaaaggtggatgCAGCGGATCTGTATCAGATTTTGTTGTACATTTACCATGACGGACACTAAATACAGACAGCTTGGGAATTTCCAACTAATAGGTGAAATGGTAGCTCCCTGTctaagaaaaaaggcaaagtagTAATGTTATTTGAAGCTCTTCAGTGCTCTAATGTGGCAAGCCAACGAGGCACTCTCAACATTTGCAAGAGGTCTCCTGGTAGACCAAAGGTTTCCTGGAAAAAGACGATAGGAGGACAAAGCAACAAAggagcacagcaaagcacaaCAAAGGAGCACAGCAACTCTACCTGCTGACTTACAACGAAAGGAAGAAGTTGAGGCTGAATCTTAATCAATCTTCAGGCTAGTTCTAGTATATGAAATATACAACGATCAGCAGAAAATGCCTGAAGACACTGCCAGAGAGGAAAGCAACTTGGAAAGATAGCAGAGCAGTagtgaaagaaagagagaaaaacatacCCCTGTGTCGGCACCAGTGTCTCTGCTAGATGGAGCATTAGTTTAGATCATGTCCAAAAactattaatattatttaagaagaaattttCCCACCGACAGACATCACGTCTGACTGGTGATGTTTACATGCTGAGGGCTGTGCCAGCCCAAGAGCCCGCAGGAGCCCATTCAGAATAAGGAAGCCTGACCCCTTCACTTGAGCAAGGCCAGGTAGCTGAGTAGTGATTTATAAGCTGTAGGGCATTTTAGCTTATTTCCTGATCAAATTTATAACTATTTTCTGTCTAAAAGCAATTCCCTTGCCATCTGCAGGATTAGCCAAATGGTTTAGTGTGTAAAATCATTATCATTAATGATATGCTGGATGTTTCTGCAGAGAATCCAAAAAATTCACCTATAACCAAGACAGACACTGACCCTACAATGAAAGTACGTTGTTATTACATAGGTAGCATAAGAAATCCTGCTTCACCATTGTATGTTTCAGTAAATGCTGTTGTTTGAATCTGAACTTGGCTACATTTTATGGTACTTTATGATCTTTTAGGGTTCTTAATGTTGCTTTATCTTCCAGTCATGGGTGGATATTATATTTTAGACACAGCTCAGGGTAAATGAAGGGACTGTTTAGAAAGCTGAACCAACAAAAACAAGCTGTCTCCAGGCTTTTTTCTGCATGGGAGACATTTATGGCTGCCTCAAATGtgcatattttttcattgcttgtaAGTGAATATTCATCTTCTGGATTTCCCCTTTCAGAACAGTATTTAATTTGCTTCCCATGGCAGAAACAGGAATTTCCTTGTGGGTCATATTTCAGGATGTTTGTATTTACACATGGACTATAAGAAGGCAGTCACAACGCAGGGCAAGGACACATCGTGTTTTGCTGCAGGAGGCAATACAGGGAATCTGGAAATACTTAAAAGGTGTATTTCTCTAAAACCTTCTACACCATAAAGACATTTTGCCTGTAAGTATTAatgcagtttgttttccttatcttggtattatatttttgaagttttataATAGCCTACATCTTAATAatttgaagcattttatttgcattttgactGAAGTGCCTCATTGCATTTCAAAAGGTTGAAAGCAATTAAATCTCTTAATGCCAGGCATACAAAAATCTGTGGGGATATAATCATGGAATTGGCATCGTCTATTCTGAATTAGACATAACctgtttaaaatgttgctttctaTTGAAGAGAAAAGACAATTAAACGCAacaattaaaaactttttcccAAAATGCAGCGTGAGATAGCACAACTGTAATCTCATGGGTTTTTGTCTTCCCACCTGCAAATCTTGACTTTTACTGAAACCTAGAAGAGGCTTTTATCCTGTCATAGGCTCTTGGAACATTGTTTTGTAAGAATTGCATCGTTTGCCAGTCGCAGTGACTCTGTCAGTCACGTTGAAAATAATATTACGTTGCCTTTCATTGCAACCCCAGGCATGTGCCCTTACTATTGACACTAACAATTTGACTTTGTGTGCAGTCATTTTTAGTTTTGgaaattgcttttttgttcttttttttggtaggcAATAGATGAAAACCCTAGCAGTAAATTTTATAACAGTCTGTCACAGCATTTGTACAACAAATCTTTCTcccaaaaaggcaaaatcaCAAAggttttcctaaaaaaaaaaaaaatacaggcagaaaTGTTCTGCAGAGATCTCCAGTGGAGCTAAGTTTGCAGTGGGTCATTCTCATTTACAGCACGGTATTGCCTGGAACAGGAGGTGTGGAAATCTATAGCTTTAGTTGTGTGTCAGAGGTAAAATTTTGTGTGTAACCCACCCCATGCCAGGTGAGTGAGGCCAGAGAATAACCAGCCATTTCTGACCACCACTCCTGACCATACCATGTTTACTTCTGGCACCATGGACCAACtgactgaagaaacagaagcaaaggaaaccCCTTAAATCTCTCAGTCCAGCCAGGGAGCTTAGCAAAGAACTAGAGAACAGCACTTGCTATCCTTCAAATTTTCCCAGAAGAGGCTCTGCAGCTTCAGGTGGCACACATGGAGACACTGTAAGCTCGTAGCTAACAGACAACTTCAAGCCAAGTTACTAAAAGGAAAGGATTTGATTTTGCAAGGAGTGAGAGCCTTGGGGTAAGGCAAAGGGAAACTTTTGAAAAGTTTCCTAAATGATGTTACAAACAGACGTGGTATTACCAATTGGAAATGTAAGTATATGAGAGAAACTAgatctgattttaaataaacaagaaaGCAATTGTGAGATAGTGAAAAACTGTCCAGTGTGCAAAATGTAGTGCCGTGCATGCAATCGATTGGAAGGAGTGCAGAGCTCACATATGAATTGCAAAGAAATAGCAGTGCTTTGGAGGTCTGGCTCTGTTATTCTGACACCTAAATGGTGTTCTTCTTGAAGGAAAGCACCGAAAGGCAAAttagctcaaaaaaaaaaaaaaggcagaccATTAACCGAACTCACCTTTTACCTTCTACATGCTCCATCTCTGTGTTGCCGCACTTATCAAATCCCACAGACTGCTGCCTGCATGCTTTGTTAAAGGGTTATTTAACAAAGCTTCGGAGAAGTCCATGGAAACGCATCGGTGCAttctgcctccctgccagcctctATTCCCatctctgccacagcctggctAAGCCAATGAGCAGGTTATTCAACTTCTTCTCAGGTTTGCAGTGAGATTCCAGTTTCCCTGGTAATATTGGAGGAGACATTGCAAAAATAAGTTGACgtaaataaaaacagatgctCTCTGTTTACCCCTCTGAAAAATCATGATACTAATGCACCTCTTAGAAAGCTGTGAAGTTTATTTCGTCACtgtttataaatttataaaaaatgcTCTGAGGGCATCCTATTAAGAATGCTACAGACTTGCAAAGTATTACAATTACCATAGTATTATGACTAGATTTTCTAAATAGATTTTAAACTCTTTAGGCCAAGCTATGCCTATTTTATACAGGGCTGATCACACTGCTAAGGCAGTGTCAGAAACATATATGGAAAGCAATATTCCTCGGTTACAGGTGTTGTGTCTAGTgcaaaggaagggggaaaatgaaGTTCTGTTGGCAGGTCTCACCACTTCCTAGGCAAATCATCTCTTTGCCCTATgtaaatttataatttttattatttgcaattttataattatattataatagaataaatatattatattattacaGCATATAATGTATAATTTACTTTATAAATGTATAATGTATATATAACCGTATAGTATGtttatataactatatatagtTTTATAGTATGACGCATAATAGTATGCTTAAatgattaatatttattataattatttatatagtTTATTATAGATTTTtctatgtttattttacatAGTTTAATCATCactatgaaaataaacacttgTGAGGTATTTGTTATTTTCTCAGGCAACCGTGCGTGCATGAaatgctgctcagcagcaagcaaagcaaaaggaattaGCTTCAAGGTTTTTGCTCTCTTTACTATCTGGGTGGAAGAAACAATCAGGATGGCTTCTAGAAGTAAAAGAAATTCTGCAGGtacaaaatttcatttactAAGGTTTGTCAGTAGTAAGGTTGAATCAGGTTTCAGTCCATTCTTATCAATAAATGCTACTATTCTCTTTGCCCTCCACCTGCCAAGGATTTTGTGGTAAACAATAGgtgaaaaacaggggaaaatAGTATACTGAAAAATTCTGAGATCTCATCTGGACTTACACTGTGTGTTAattctgctcctctgcttccttccttaAAGAATCTGTCCTAAATGCAGCATTTCCCTTTATAGCAGAATTTTTCTTGTCCCTGACACAGAGGTTGAACTGACATTtgtaaaaaacattaaaatccttaaaaattAACTGGGAACTGGAAGATACGGTCAGTATCTCCAAGGCACTGATGATGAAGCCTTacctccactgaagtcagtagtaAATGGGATTTCAGAACCAAGCGTTTCTTGCATCACCACAAAGTTTGGTCATGTTATATTTCCCAGAACTTATGTATATTCTCTACTGTCCTATACTGGAAGATCCAAAATGAGGTTGACTGTGCTCCTTTCAGTCACTGGAttcttaaaaaatagtaatttccCATATACGGTTTATGGCTTAAAAATGGAATGAGATTGCCACTCCTTTCATTGGGTGGTAAAGCGCATTAATAAAACTGAGATTTTGATCAGAAATCCACCAGTGATTAGAAAATGTGACCCTTAAACTACAGCTGGCCACAGAGTATGCAGTCTCATGAACAAATATATTCAGGCATTTTTACCCCCAAGGTTTTAGCTCATATTTTACTCATAAGACTTCTTCCTGTTGTCACACCGTGATTCGCACTGTAAGATGATCTATCCTTAGCTGTGTTTGCAACCTATCCAGATTGAATGCCATCTACAAACTTCATTGGGGGGCTTTTTACTGTCTTTCAGATCACTAGTTGTGAAGTTAAGTAAGACCAGACTCCAGAAGTTAAATAAGACCAGTTAAATAAGACAGAGGCTCACAATATCTTCCGAGCCCCCTACATTGTCACTATCATTTGCTTACAGTTTGGGCCAGTTGTCAGCAGTAACATTGACATCAGGGAAGCATGGCCTGGTCCTGTGTTTTATAGCCTTGATTTGTGTTTGTCTTCTCTAATTGTAATGTGCTTTATGGCCATTTAAGCACAGAAACCCAGTGCTCAGCAACAATTTCCAGTTCAAGCAGGTCTTTGTAAGAGATTAATTGGCAGCAAATTAAGTAACGGTGCTGTTCATTTCTCTTTGATTAGTGAGAcctcaaaatacattttgctctGAAGGTGGAGTCTGCAAGCATGGATTCCTCATCAAATCACCACCTCTTCAGCTTTCCAGCTCACAGGTATACTAGCACAGATTAGTCATATTCCAGCAATCCTTCAACAAGCATCTGTTATTTCTGCTATCCTGAATTTTAATGAGAGACAAATTACTTTCTCTTCGGCAGAATTCCTGGAAAAGGCGTTTTTTCATCCTGTCCAAATCCAGCAAGGGCAATTACGTCCTGAAGTATCTAAAAGGCCAGAACATAAAAGGCTCCATAGCTGTTGATCAGTATGTAACTTGCATCAcgtttttattttaagtcatGTATCAACACTCTTAAATGGCCACTGATTGTACAGACACTTGTTCCTGATTGAGGTTCTTGACCCAAATCCCGCTGAAGTCCAGAAGAGAGTCTCTTGGGCTTTTGTAGGCTTTGTGTCCAACTTACAGTGTATGATATATGTAGAAGTAAAAATCCTAAATTGCTCTGATAAAATTTGGTACATATATGTGAGTGATTGTGGTGGTGTGGTATCTGCAAACCAGACATCTTGGATCCATGATCCCAAAGGCTGTATTCCTGTAGTAGAAGATATTTTATCTCCTGTGAGGACAGTGCTATGCATTCACTCACATGCGAGTAAGGATGGGCTATGCCACTCTTAACTGTGGCACACAACCTCTCCCACCTTACGGCTTTACAAAGCGCTTTACAAGTTGTGCAGAGGTCTCCTGGCTTTCATGTAGCCCTTTGGGCTGATGCTGGCTGCCCCACTGCCTCTTACTCTGCCGAGAAATTGCTCTGCTTGGCTCGTTTGGGTTGGTCCTTTCATTCCTCTCAGCACAGTGCCCACTGCAGCGAGGCCGGGGTGTCATTGGCTTTGTACTAGCGCCCTGTACCATGTCACATGTGGTATGAGAAACATAGAAGGGAAACAGTAAATGTAAAGGGAAATGTAAAGATTTTACCAGTCAGATCTGGAGCTTAATACTCCAGGCTCCTGGAATGGTTAGGCATGGAGGTCACTGGACTCACATTGCTGTTGTGCTTCTTCCATTAAAAGGATTCACATtgtaaagcttttgaaaaaattcCAGCTTGCTCAGTGGTATGTGGTTACATTATTACCATCATTATtgtgttattatttttactaatttAACTTCGTGGAAGTTAATGGAAGTAGTGCTTCCATTTAACTATCCATTAAGAGTACTTCTTGTCtgttcctcttcccctccattAAAACACTGTTAATATACAATTAGTTTCAAATCAAATGTATTGTTCTGTTGTGGTTCAAAAACATCTGCAAGGAATTTTTCTTactattgtttcttttcaagatTCTATGTTAAACCAACAGCcccttttttcagaaatgaggaTCCAAAATCTGGACACGAGTCTTtgcaaaagtttattttatttttttgcttggaaGTTTTCTTCATTGAAAGACCATCTGTTTTGAATGTGTGAGCTTATTTTCTTGAgaattttttctgtgtaaaactGTTTACCTTCTCCCATGCAGATCTCATCATATTATGCTGTGCTTAGAGAAAatatgcgcacacacacacacacatatgtatgtgtgtgtatgtttgtatgtatgtatgtatagtCATATAGGGTGTTTCATATGGTTATCTTAACAGAATCATAAATATCGAAGTTGGCATAAGCAATGCTGAAATTATGGAAATGGTGAGGAAGATGTTTAAATGCCTTCCTGAACAGGTGATGTCCATCAGTACTGGAAACAGATGTTACTACCTCATTGGGAGCAGCAGGTAGGCAGAGAAAGATGTGCAAATGCAATATGACATTAGTTAAGCTGATGTAACACTAAGCTGCTGCCCACGGGCAAGGTCCCACTTCTTCACAGCCGCTCCCATCCCTTCCTGTCTCAGCTACTGATGGCGCAGATCCAGGATGAAACGATTCAGCTGGTTGCTCCAATGGAAAATTGCTCTTTtctatgtcatttttttccccctgtggcCAGGTTAATTTTTTGCTGGTTCAGACAGGTGAGCTAACCTTCCCTGCAGCCGCACCGTTACAACGTCCAACATGTGAAAGTAGTGGTAGCATGCAGCTGGGAGCGGGGATGGCAGCGGCAGTACATCAGTATGGCGGTGCCATGTCAGACTGTACCGTTTAAGGGTCAAGGACGAGCGGAGAGCTTTGTCTTCtcacccagcagctcctgggagtTAGGAAAGCTTCTGCTCCTTATGGATAAATCACAGGAAATAATCTTGCCCTGGAAAGTAGGTTGTTAATCAAGGGAAGcagactgaagaggaaaattCCCTCAAGGGAAAACATCCCAAAAGGAATGACTGGGGCCTTTACTGCAGCAGGGGGGTgtgctccctgctctcccaggcTGCAGTCCAGTCCTCAGCAAGGGCAGAAACTGCTGCTGTCGAGGTGATCAGCCAAAGCTCGGTTAGGCTCGGAGGACATTTGGCACagtgctcctctgctgctgcttcccagcctctcctcttcAGTTTCCCAGCCACCAGCGTGTCAGggatttttctgcctttatgcagaagagcagctgaTGAAATGATAAGcgcagaagaaaaacacatacCTATGTGTTACTTGAGCATGCCACCCCACACCTTCCCCCAGGGCACTGCTCTCACAGCCCACTCTTAGTGGGAAACGTTCCAGAATTAATCCAACTAAATCCACTGCAAGCATGAAACGGCTTCAGCAGTCCTTTCATGGCATGTTTCTCGTCCTGCTCGCCCAAATGCATTCCCAAGCCTTGTTAGCTGTCTTTACGGCAGGACTTGGCAGAGCAGCattacacacagaaaatgaagcagaaaacaccATCCcacctctgtctctctccttctccGTGTCTcttgcacatgcacacacagcccCCCCGTGTACTTTTTAGCTCCTAGTCCTGGGCTGCACCTCTCTGAGGTCAAACGTTGCCATCTGGCTATGGCCACCCGAGCACTCTCTGGAAAGGAAGGTGCAGGTTTTCCCTGCTGATTTCAGGCAGCGTTATTTTGGGCCCCACAGGAAGAATTGGGTATGCAAATGGGTTTTCCTTGTGTTTTACCTGTGAGtaggttttcatttctgttgttgCAACCTACAGGCAGGAAACAGAGGACTGGGTCACTGTGATATCTTCAGTCTGCAGGGAGGCCAAAAGAGGTGGATGCTGCCCTCAGGTGACACGTTACTGTACTtgattttagaaagaaagaagtttgtAATTTCATTAGAAACCTGTGCAAAGGAATTTTCCTGATTTTGGCCTTGCAAGTTGGCTCTTGCCTTGGTTAATCAGAAATTCATTTTCCATATAAATCCTGTACCCTGGCTTTATGCATTAAGCAGGCATTGCACAGTCTGTCTGCGCTGGGATTGATGTTACATTGAAGGAATCTCTTTGAAGAGTAAGCCACATGGAAATTAGGAGATGATTGACATTATGCTGCAATGAATTGCACCTTTGATGCGTCAGAATGAAAACTTGTGTGTTATTCTTACCGTGAGCTTTTTGGTTATATTTACATGCTGTTTTACAAACTGATCCCCATCTAGTCTGTCAGTGTAGGAGCAGCTGGAAGCTCTGTTAGTTCAAGCTCAGGCCCAAGTTTCTGCACTTTGTCAGCCAGACAGGCCTATGAGTTCAGACTCAGCACTAAGCTACTTGCCTCCCTACAGCTTCCACTCGGCTCAAAGTGCAAGCAGGGCAAATTTATAGCTGCTTGAAAAATGCCATGTAGACACCCTCTCTGAGCCATTAGAAGTGAAATTTGGACTAGTGGGATGTGTTCATACATTGCAGTCCCTGCCCATCAGGTGCTTGTCTTCTTATGCTGCTGTCATCTAATTTCTAGAACCAAGACCTTCCAAATCCAGAAGTCAGAAGCCGGCCCTCCTCTTTGCCACTATTCTTGAATTCTGTAGATACAACCAGTTTCCCAGAAAGGCAAAGCTACCAGAAGGTAAACAGATTAGCCATCCTTAATAATGACTTTGCTCCTAGGGGTGACTGTGAAATTTGATTTGTAGAATtgcttttttccatgaaaagttCTTCAGAGCTTGTGCAATGGGTGCCTGGGTGGTCTGTTCTGCTCTCTGGTGGGGTTCCTGATAACATCAGAGAGGCCCCACAAAGGAGAGACTTTTGAGGAAAGTCTGCATGTAAGTAAAGGCAGGTGCTGATGGCAATGAGAATTTATATTCATTGGCTGTCTCAACTGACTGGCAAAGATTAGTGGGCATAAAATAAGCCCCTGCAGATTCGCTTTGACATGCCTTGGCAAAGCCATGTGATGATTGTTTTGTCAGCTGCCTCCCACATTCCTCCTGTTTTGTGATTGtgcttttgtctctttcttcagGCTGTAAAGCCTAGAGGGGAGTCCAGGTACAGTTCCTCTGTGCCTTCCAGATCTTCCCccttaatatttaaatagaaaggaaggaaagcattgCTGCTGTCCCAGAGCAATTGCAGTCCCCATCCTCTGGTGACAGGCTGAGTAGCAGCCAAAGGAGTGTTGGGTTTCTCTGGTCACAAAGTTGTGTGCCGACGGCCCAGCTGGAGGAAGCTGAATGCAGGTGAAACATCTTTAGGAGGagtcaactttttttcttttgtatacaGGAGAATGGTCCCTCAGAAGACAACAACAGGCCTAATTCAGATCCCGGCCCTCATCAGGCTCGGTGTGAGTCACCAAGAGGAGTTTTTCCAAGCCTGGTAAGCAGAACAAATCAAACAGCTCTTGACTTGTTCAGTCAGCAGAAATGACTACTGGCTCTCATCTCACCTGAGATCTGTAACTATAGATTATTCATCTACTTTCACAGTGCACTGAGTTGGTTTTCACTATGAAAGTTTCCTGAATATAGTTAGTCTGTTGTCTTGTTTAGCACTGAAAATAACCTAAGAACTTGCTTGAAATACCCtttgtttactttctttcttAGAGGCAGATCCTCAGAGTTTCTGTGCAACAATTGCAACTTGTGGCAGCTCTCACAAACTTGATCAAGAAAACTCTGAAGCTGCACTGCTTGAAGATTTGCTTCTCCTATCACATTTCTCAGCTGTGCCACAGTCTTCCTAAATGGTTTctttctgcagcctctgccagTAGCAATTGAATCAATATAACTGAACTACAGAATAAGGGCTTGTTAAATTGAGGCACACCTCAGGACTGACCTTCTGTAAG from Ciconia boyciana chromosome 8, ASM3463844v1, whole genome shotgun sequence harbors:
- the PLEKHS1 gene encoding pleckstrin homology domain-containing family S member 1 isoform X3, with the protein product MKCCSAASKAKGISFKVFALFTIWVEETIRMASRSKRNSAVRPQNTFCSEGGVCKHGFLIKSPPLQLSSSQNSWKRRFFILSKSSKGNYVLKYLKGQNIKGSIAVDQIINIEVGISNAEIMEMVRKMFKCLPEQVMSISTGNRCYYLIGSSRQETEDWVTVISSVCREAKRGGCCPQNQDLPNPEVRSRPSSLPLFLNSVDTTSFPERQSYQKENGPSEDNNRPNSDPGPHQARCESPRGVFPSLDKNLGKSEENLLSSDTDEDIKKDEDDYYQTPSNILAKCTTEVPKPDPTAETDVPVQETPVQKNPVKENIYMSMKSLRLLDESCQLTCRHDGLLSSPECQDNGAYPRGLEANRDLKLPESSTSQQPTLQRRQNSLPLSVVQLSILLSVSQWTGPCRLGCLFNHGDHIVAVNDLQPQDVEEAYFFISRSTRKEVKLTVCRIPHSDIFHVKGCSCS